The nucleotide sequence agaaagatacaaaacaaaaaactacaggATTGTCTCATGTCATCAGTGGCCTCTTTTATGAGAGCCTGAGCTCCTGTCTTGCTTCCACTCAGGTCATACAAGTCTTGTAACATGATAACTGTTGAGACGTTCAATGATAATGTCAGAGATCTGCTGGGTTATTCAGGTCTATAAGGGCCACAAACATCTGCAattgtgacatgaaggctggcagcatTAACCCCgccatatgggaatcccttgcatatgactgcagtgcctggagacagatagGTTGTTCATCCATagcagtgatcagaggaggaatgactggtgggaggagtgcagagagaagaaatggcatgatgcacctgtagcagcaaaaccggacaccttcatcagccacacctgcaataaaacatgtttctCCCACCTTAGTCTCTACAGctgcagcaggtgctgtaactctacaatggtttgactttactcctgaaggtgcactcttccattgtctcctgaggcagATGGGATGCCAACAAACAACAAAGGGCTACACATGACATGCAGCACACATGTCCCTGTAAGTTAAACTCAGTTCATTTGCTGCAGCCACATAGTACACATGTTAACATGCAAAGTGGTTCAACTTTGTCATCTGTATAAGGTACAGGAGACTGCTCTGACATGGCACAGCTTGGTGAAGGAAGACTAACTGTAAAAGAAGAATGCTGGAGATAGTTCATCGGGTAGAGCATgggacacttaatctcagggtcatgggttcaagccccatattgagcaaaatattcctgcattgcagggggttggacaagatgacccttggagtcccttccaactctacagttctatgattctatgaatgtcttGTTGGTTGTGATTTTTATTGCTCTGGGAGCTTTCTCTGTTGAAGAGCTAGGTAAACATTAGAGCCAAGTAGCGAAGGCACATAACCTGCAACCTTGATATGCAGGGTCTGTACATTGCTGTTAAAGACCTGCTATTTCTCACTAGATGTTTGAAACAGCTTCCATAGTGCCCTTTTACTTTGAATGTCGCAAATCctagttttcttttgttttaaatttatgatTGCTTCTATTCCTTTAAATCGCAAATGGGTTTCTCAGCCATTGGGTCACTAAAGTAAGAAAAATACGGTGGTGCTGACCACATCCTTGCTTTGTTTACTgtaggggaaaaagaaaaaaagaaaaccctggcaCACCTCAGTTCTACCGAACTGGATGGGTTGAGGGTGGAGTGGACTTTGATTTGACTTAAGGATGACTGCCAGAGACAAGCAGCCATCTGCACTAGAGCTTCCGCCTCAAGACAAAGGGTCTACAGTTTTAACTTGAGCAAATCCAGATTGGTAGTGGCAAGAACAGGAACTGGAGGACAAAGGTCAGCAACGTGGAGCAACATGACCCACACGCTGCCCCTTCTACACACCCACGAttcattgtcttcttgtctgggAACCTGTTTCTGTTCTCAAGATGAGATATTTTTGCTGGCAACAAAAGAGAACAAAAGACACAAGAAGGAATAAGATCCCTTCTTGGAAgatgttcttcttgttctgttTCCCTTGTCTCCATGCTGAAATCTTGCGAAGCAAGCTAACAATAAATGCAGGCATGACAGGAATTCATTTTGTATCCAGGAGGTACAGAGACCTTTTTGTTTTCTATGTGAGTTAATATAGACTCTTGATGGACTAGtaccaattttattattttttgaagatATACATTCCCTCTAAGGGTTTCGATCctcaggaatacacacacacacacacacacacacacacacacacacacacacaccacaatagtTGTGAATATAAAATGCTTTCCCCTCCTATCAAGTGGGATTGTTATTCCAAGGCAGCACTAATGTGATTATAAAATCACTTGTATCATCTTATTGGCTCAGGTGCTTTGATCTACCAGAGTGTCTGCTCGGCTAAAAACCCCATTAGAAGGCTATGTAGTGATCTATGTAGTTCTATATGTCTTTTCCTGCTTTTGCATCCATTATCTATCATACTTGCAAAAGGACCCATCCTTTATGCCAatcttctattttttatttaaaatatgattAAACATCACAATAGCACAGAAACCTAAAAAGGAGAGCTGTGCACAATATTGTGTAGGACTACTGACTGCTATACTGATTAGGAAAATGGCTGtagtgtcgtcccccccccccccattttttttcttttttcctttttgctacTGAAAATAAAGTAGCAAAGTCCCCTATGAGGGTGAGGAGGCACTTGGCTGAGTGCTGAAATACAGTATGCCCTTTTTCTGAGACCTCTCCTTAACTGCCTGTTGACCAGTCTCTTCATTTGATGTCCTTCAAAACCTTCCCCTTGAAATTGTAAGCTAATACCTGTAGTTTTCCTCTTTGTTTCAGTCAAAGCATTTCCTCATGGTTATCAGCACAATCACATGATTGATATTGATTGTATAAAGCCTAACCATGTGATTATAAAAGCTGGTGCTCAAGGAGATACTGCATTTTAACTCAGCTGCGGCTTTGGGTATTTCTAGATAGCCTTCCCAGATagaggggtaggcaacctaaggcccaggggccagatgtgacCCAGTTGccctctaaatccagcccgcggacggtccaggaatcagcgtgtttttacatgagtagaatgtgtccttttatttaaaatgcatctctggtttatttgcggggcctgcctggtgtttttacatgagtagaatgtgtccttttatttaaaatgcatctctgggttatttgtggggcataggaattcattcatatatttccccaaaaaaatatagtcgggcccaccatatggtctgagggacagtggactggcccacagctgaaaaaggttgctgacccctggcgtaGATCCCCAGTGTGATGGTGGCAGATACTCGATGCCAGTTGACAGTGTAAACCAGATTCATATCTCAGTGTAACTAGCAGAAAAATTggttagcatccatctgtcttgggagaaaatagaggagcagcagaaaaatTACGCACCACTTCATTAAACTTTACTTTGTTTCTTAGGAACTATATTTTGGGTTGGCAGACTTTAACCTTCATCCCTCTGAAGCAGATAAATTCATAGCACATTTACCGGTACTTGTCCAGCAGGATATCTGTTCAGATATTGCCTTCCTTGTGGCTAATAAAATACCACTGCAATTCATGCTGATGAACTTAGTGTAAGGAGCTGCCCTAGAGAGGCTAAATAATCCACAAATGTTTTCATGGTTTTacatgggtttttaaaatttaatttaactGCAAACCATATTGAGAGGGCTGCTGGCCCtgaaaagcagtataaaaatacCTACATTGTATAAATGCTGGAGGCTTTTCTTCAGCCAaaattcaccagaactcagttccagcacctctcaggtgggtgccctagtcattataagagaacaagggaggtgttcgtgatGAGTTCCGATACCTCCTTTTCTAGAATAATAGCACTGTATAATAAACAATCTCAATGCTAGCACGCGCACGCCGTGACGTCATGATGCGCACGCGCGGCATCCCAGATggactgcacatgcgcagtccacccaagatggcaggcacgAGCGGCCAGCACCGCGGTGGTggggcaagttttaaggctgcagcgcgcgaacagcagcacaggcgctgtgctgctgttcgcgcgctgcagccttgaAAGTTGCCGTGTGCCGGCGGTGCCGAttgtgggggcggggcgccgccctgagtgtcaccccccccagggcagtacccggggcagcccgcccccccttgctccgcccctggccaaAAGACTGGGGTCCTGCTTCATTACTCGTAAGCACCATACTGTTCTGCTTTTCATTTTGCTGTTGCCAGTTCATAGCTTACTGGGAATGGGTCACACCCATTTTGACTGCACCTTTTAATCCTTTGAATTAACTTTCTTTGCATCTGTGCTTTTTATAGTAATGATACACACCTGCATTGCTGGGCCTTCTGGCTCATTTTGTAATAACACTCTCTTCACTCACCCACCTGCTTTGTCTGTCTGATTTGGAGGGCAAGTGCAAATGATAGTTTATTTTCTGATGTGCTGGCAAATCGTGCTTTGTCGTGAAAGGAAGAAAACGAGTGAACAAGAGAATTAAGGAGAGAGCCTGAGAACACGTTAAATGTCAAACTCTAGTATGGCATTGCATGTGAACCAAACCTTTGTCTTTCATGCTATAACTGAAATACATTTATCTGGTTAACTTTAAATCCAATAACTGCAGTCAAAAACAAGCATACAGTATTTGGTCTCACAGGTGGACCATCAGAATGCGGATGCAGTCATATGTTCCTTTCAGATTCTAACAACGGCAAGCCAGGATTTACTGGGTTTCTGTACAAGACTGTTCACTTGTAAAATTGTTACAAGCAACAATTAACTTCCCTACTGCAGTAACTTGCCATACATGGTCATTCCACGCCACACATAATAGAAACACTACAGCATGGCAATGCATTGCAGTAACACCTTTTTTGCTAGCAGATGCTGTGATGTTAATGGTTCTCTCTTATTTCCTAGCAGTTATAACAGCTAGGCAAGGAAATATATGGATCTGAAAATGCAGaactttaaaacaaatattgtgCCTAAGAGGTTCCTACCCGTATTACTTATGTACTCCTACAACCTATAGCAGAAGCCCAAATGAAGAGAGGGTTTTTGGATGATTGCTAGTCACCAAAATTTTGGTTCCTGTGATCCAGCCCTCCTTTGACTAAGGCCAGCTTCCTCATTTCCATATTACAAACCGAAAGCAAGAGGGGGAAAATGTTGGTGGCTGCCCTTTGACCAGGGCGGGCTATCTTAAATCAAAACATCTTACATCATTGAGTTAAATAACCAGGGGGAAAGCATGTTTAAACCACTTATTTAAATCAAGTTCCCCATTTTCAGATCCACCTATTTTATGTCTAGCTTTTATAAGGTCAACACTGAAAGGGGTACATCGCACATAAAGCATATTGTGCCAAGAGAACAGTGTccattcatagaactgtagagttgaaggttacccccaagtgtcatctagtccaaccccctgcaatgcagaaatctcagctaaagcatccatggcagatggccatccaaactctgcttaaaaacctccagtgaaggagagtccaccacctcccaaggaagtccattccactgtcgaacaactccTACTGTCAGCAAATTCTTActgatgtttacttggaatctccttccttttaacttgaatcaattggttcaggtcctagcctccagagcaggagaaaagaagctttctccatgtgacagcccttgaaatagttgaagatggatatcatatctcctctcagtctcctccttacgaggctaaacatactcagcagccccagaggcacactccacgGTCTCTCAACAACAAATGTCCATTAAATACTTGCTTATGAAATGTATGCAGGAAGCAGCTCCAGGAATGGATGCAAGGTCTCCATATGGGAGCAGGAAGCTGAATCTTCTGTACATAGGAAACGGAACCCCAACATGggccatttatttcatttgtatcccactttttctccagTGGGCTCAATGTAGTAGATATGCCCCCCCttgcattttattctcacaacaattcTATAAGGAAAGTTAGTCTGAGGCTTCCATTGGTCCAGGATTGCCTAGTAAGCTTCATTGTctgagtgaagatttgaatcTAGGACTCCAAGTCTAAGACTAACCAGTACACTACACTAGCTCTCCAGTGCCTACTGTAACAGGCAGTGCCAGTGGCACAAGGATCCAGCTCTAGGGTCAGGGAATATGAGAACCCCCCTCCTGCAATCATTGACACACCCCTGGTGGGTAGTGTTGTAATAAAAGCAAGCTGTAAGTGTTCCTTCTTGCTTATTTCATCACATTCCAACCATCTTGACCTCCCAGCCTCAACAATTTAAAGGCCCCTGCCCCTAATTTCAAGTTGGGGGGATACTGCATTCTAGCCCACTGCCACGTTATGGGTTGAGATGTAGAGCAGATCCATTGATTTGAGTGCATCTGCCCCGAatatgactttgttgttgttcagtcgttcagtcgtgtccgactcttcgtgaccccatggaccagagcacgccaggcacacctatctttcattgcctcccgcagtttggccaaactcatgctagtcgcttcgagaacactgtccaaccatctcatcctctgtcgtccccttctccttgtgccctccatctttcccaacatcaggttcttttctagggagtcttctcttctcatgaggtgaccaaagtatgaCTTAGTTGTCACCATATGAAAAGAAGGGATTTCCCCATCTACTATTCTGTGTCTGCTCTCCAGTACTCCTCAACAGCTAGGGCGGGTCTGCCCCCTTTAtcccatatatttatatatttatagccCCTTGTAGTACAGTTGTATGGAGCCATTCACTTTCACTAATGAGCAAGATGGATATGCCTGattctccccacctcaccccacccccatgtaaTTATTTATTAAGATGCAGGTTCAATACATAGCGTAAGTGAAGATAAAACACAGCTTTCTGCTTTTTCGTTATGCAGGGTGATATCCCACCCACCTCCGCCAATCCTGTCCCCACTCCTGGCTATACCCATCCTGCTCTGTGAATTAATAAGCAGAGCTACACTAGCAGCAAGCTTATCAATATTAATTcagttggggaggaggagggattaGTATGACCTTTCCAAGCCCATGCTGGCTCAGACGGTCAAAAAGCAGctgaggagagagaagcagggcaggTAAAGGCATGTGGCTTTAGTATCTTTTCTGCCATCGTAATccaaaacagcaataaaatcatATCACTTTTCACAGTCAGTATGAAAGAGCACATTGTGTTGGCAATCTTTGGGCTGGATTAATTCCTGGCTGAAACACCCTCGCCCTcagggtgtgttgtgtgtgtcCTCTGTTTCTGTAAGAGAAAACCACCGGCAACTAGCACAAAGGAAGCTGAAATAGGTGAAGTGTTTAATGGCAGAATGTTTATTTAATCAAAATCATTCTGCATGAAGTGTGGTGAGCAGTGAAGAGGGTGAGAGGGAACAAAGCCATCCACATCTGTCATTCTATTGTTGAGCACAATTGTTCACAGTAGCTAATCCAGACGTTTGCTTTGTCGTTGCATTCTGTTAAAAAGGAACTGGGATGTTTTGATCTCATTACAAATGATATCCTTTGAATAGGTTTGTAAAATTATTGTTGATTGCTAAAGGATATTCTAGAAAATAATTAAGGATGTCAGAAATCTGATTGCTGTGCATTAGCACtatgctttttcattttttttatttctttgtttgctcCAAGATGAAATATAATAGCTTTCTGCCCTTATTTATTGTTTTCTATTGGTGcttaaatgcataaataatttcTGGTATCTTGTGATGCAAAACCTGTGATGCATGCTGGATTTAACAAAGAAAAACTgatccaaaaatatttttaaaatgtgttgtgtgtgGTTTGTAATGTGCACTTCACTAACAAAGCTGAGGGTGTGTTTCTCCTTTCTTTGCCAGGATCCATCATGTCTGACAAACCAGATTTTGCAGAAATCGAAACATTTGACAAAACCAAACTGAAAAAAACTGAAACCAGAGAAAAAAATCCACTGCCCACCAAGGAAAGTAAGTAAATCTAATTCAGCCTGGATGTACAATTAATAATTTGCTCAAtgtgcataataaataaatactcagaGAGCCAATAGTCCTAGTTCCTCAGGAATAACACTTTTAAGTAATTATTAATTTGGATTTCTTATCTGCATGCACTTAGCTTTTTTTATATTGGCCAATTAAATTGGTTATTGTGGCTTTTAAACTGTGTGCACTGTTTGCTAAAGGAGATAATATAACATGGACTTTGTGCAAGTTATTTTACCAGTATGTCCAGAAGCATGATGATTATATAGCTGAATTTCAAATCTAAAGTTTCCTTTAATAAATCACCATAGAGGCAGACATGTTGGACAGTTACAGCTTGCCCACACAAAGGATGCTGTGAAATTATATAGCCCGACAGCTTTATTGTGTCATTAAAACTTACACCAGTATTCCACTACAATAAATCTGCCAGTTTTTCAAGTGATAcaaaattcttttatttttgtatttaataaaAAGCACACCTTGTTACTATATGAGACAATTACCCTCCAAGGTTGCTTAGTGCTGCCCTCTTCTGGATTGTATCTATCACATCTACTGTATAGTATTGGATGAagtagtgttcttgaagctaccaacatgagtctgaccaaactgcaggaggcagtggaagacaggagtgcctgctgtgctctggtccatggggtcacgaagagtcggacaagactaaacgactgaacaacaacaaactcctgCCAACATTTATGCCGCAATCAGTTTTTTAGGTGGTGCAagactgtttgttgttgttgctgctactcTTTAAGAATTTAACAAATGTAGAATTAATCAGGTTATATATTATCCCTGTTTTACTAGTGTAAAAATCagagttttaatttttttctgtagCAGTAGTCAGCAAAAGGATTAAACCCCAGGCCTTCAGAGCTGCTTGCATGACATTTAGGAGAAAGCTTACCTAATCTCTCCTTAGTAtatgagactttttaaaaagggatttgaTATAGATTGCTGGCTCATCTGTTGGTAAGAATGTCTCTCCAGCCATACAGTTTGTgatacagccagtgcttttttctggggggggggggggtgcaggggtgcccatacccctaaacattttgtgaatctaagttttgcctcattgaagggcagtatttcaatatgcgtaggaaaatgagagtgcccctaaacattttttttaagaaaaaaatcactAGATACAGGCATAGACCCTTGTGCCCAGTACTATTTTTGGGGAAGTTGCTATAATTCTTAAGCACATACCTGCATTGGATCTACCCTTTACAGCAGGGTAGGGGAACCTGTGACAACATGGTGCTctctagacattgttggactacaactcccatcatccctgatgattggccatgctggctgtggccgACATACACACTTGACATTATATATGATGCATATTTATGTACATCACAATGGAGAATATTAGGTCCTGGTTATTTATACAAGGTTAGCAACCTTGCCTCTTTATTCTAACAGAGGCAAATAACAAGAGGTCCGGCATGGCAGATTTTTGTGATGCTTGGAAACTACCACTAGCACAGCCCAACATAACATAAATCCTCACTGCATTGTCCACCTATAAGTAAGACCATCAGAGCAGGGACTTGGGGCTCAAGGCCAGCAGCCCAGTTAGTACTGCAAGCAGGAGGGCTCGCCACATTTCAAATAGGCTAACATCAACCATCATTCTCTAATGCATAGGCTTCTATTCCTGCAAAACTCACCGAGATACCCAGCCGCCTCCCACCCAGTAATATATGATTCAGTAGAGAGTATACAGTTATTAATGACAGCAGTTATTAAGGACAGAAGGGACTTTAATTACATTTGTTTTGACAAATTGGTGATGAAGAAGCGGTTATTCTTTGacaagtgcttaaaaaaaaaaaacccaaggtgcTTTACAATTGTCCAATGTTGGCAAACCAGATTTCTCTTGTTTTCTTGGCAGCCAttgaacaagaaaagaaaagcaaaaacacacCCTGAAGTTGGACCAGAAGATATGGCCAATATATCCTGCTGTGTGGTTTTAAGTTCTAAGTTTTTTAACTTTGCTATTCATTGACTTGGCTCAGCTTTTCTTCTTCGTTctcaaagcactttttttttctttattggtGCCGCAGagatttttttcaagcaaatgcTCTGAAATCAATCAAATCTGATTTTTATAATTCCCCAAAGGGACTGCAATCCTGTGTCCAATGTACATATGACACTTTGTCAAAGATGTACACTTTTGCTGTCTGTCAAtagaaaatattattttcatataGTATCCTCTGTAGAACCTCACAATAAACCACTTTTATGTGTTACCCTTATTAAGTATTGAAATACGCTGGCACAAAAGAGTTCCACATCCAGAAAAGCCTATCTGTGAATGCTCTCAGAAATAAGATGTAACTATTGGGTCACAGTTAAATATCAAATTTACAGGGAAATATCTCTTGTGGGAAGGGATCATAAAAGATAAAATGAATTAACGTTTGTTTGTATAATCATTAATCAGAAAGTATAGTCACTGTATTGTGATATccattgcctttttttttttaaccaaagtgAAACTTTTGTATGTCCCACATGGTCAGATTCCTACTTAAATATGAACCAGATGGCTTTGCCTtctgataaataataatagaagCTTAATTCATATTTAATTCTTCTTTTGTTAACATGGTACATGAAAAACTTATTttctgatactttttttttttacatacctCTACTTAGAAACCCTAGAACCAAAGGCcattcaatgaaactgaatggtGAGAGATTGAGAACAGACAAAAGGATGTATTTCTTCACATGACACATCATTAAAACTTACGGAATTCAGTGCCAACATTTGAACAGCTTTAGCCACAAGAGGGAGGGGTAGAGCTTGCAGTACTAAATTGCTCCACAAGAGGATAGTTAGCCATCATAATCATCCAAGGTGTTTTCCAAACCACGTTTTAGGAATGGAAGAGAAAAATATATACTGTTTCCAAACCTGGAGTGGAGATCAGATTCTTCTACAGGGTGGAGAATAAAGCTTGGTGGCCAAGAACTTCTGGCTGGCAGATTGTGACCTTTCTTtactaaggagagagagagagagagagcgcacatgcATTGATTCTAGAAAGCACAAGCcacttaaaaattaaattaaatattattatctgtaaaacagttaaaataagcCACATACATTCCTTGGCCTAACTCGTGCCATGTGGATGTGGAATTCCAGGGTTCTTACTCATTCTGTTTAAAATGCAACAGTGATTATTCATCTGCACATAGCTCaagagcaactgctttgcttgcagaatgcCCCAGGAATCAATCCCTGGAATCTAGAAGCATGGCTGGGAAAGATCCAAGTTTAAACCTCTGGGaagccactgccaggcagtgtagaccgggtatctttacctttttcaGATCCAGTACCAACTTTTAACCTAAACATGAGTTTGCAGACTTTTTTGTTAAACCTTAagttttaccatatatttgcatgttgGCAGTGCTGCTATTTCAagccaccttggatcaggctgctacctggtgtgtgtgtgtgtgtgtgttgtaaactgctctgtgatccttAGATGAAGGGCTTTacggaaatttaataaataaatgcccagttgtatagacactactgagctagatagatcagtGGTCTAacatagcttcctatgttccaaagaTACACTTCATCTAgcatggaatctacacacatataaaaactgtcctgaaaatgtttttttaaaaaacagcatttaaaaaaatgaattgagTTTTCCAAAAGGCTCACAATTGCTATCTAGcatcacattgtatattgcacttaaaacacacttatttatttgcagctgtatagctgagtcctaggacTGGATTTAGGTAGTACATTTTTGGTGAAGTATTGAGCGAGCCATTGTCATTACGTtcactttttaaagcaaacattaTTAAATATAAAGCTACTGCCATGCTGAAAAGCCCACCCAACCTTTGATACTCACACAAGCTCATGGCAACAGTAGCATCCACCCCCCTGTCACAAACAAGGCTTCTATGCACAAAAATTAAATCTGGTGCTCTGTGAAAGTGGAAAACCACTCTAgaatatgtgtgtttttataatACTGCTGCAGTCCCGTGCACTTTTACACAGGAGTTATGAAACACAAGGGGACTTGCTTCAGAACAGACAATcacaggattgtgctgctttGTGTTTAGTTTTACTCCAGTGCCAAGAGGGTTGGTtcaaacatttgtttattttagtttAAGTATAAGACTTTTAGACTGTTTTTCACTAAGGGTCCCCAAAAGCAGTTTCCAGTAATAAGAAAAATATGAATTGAAACCAAGAACAGTTTAAAATCAGATCATGCAGTACAGTATAAGCAGTGCAAAACAGGGTTAATCAAAAGAGAGGCTGGAGAAATCTTCCAAAAGCTTGGGACAACAGGTAGCTCTTGACTATGAAATGACTCCACACCTCTAGGCAGGGGCAGCGGGTGGGGGATGCAAATTCATGTGGAGGCAAGGAAAGTGTGTTCCACTTCTGCTCTGCTGCAAGAAATGGGAGTAATGGATCCTACCTGTTATTATACTGATTCATAGGTTGCCTCCACTcccaagatgtagtgatggtcaAACAGAGTCATGTCACGAAGGCATacaaaatacagtagtacctaaggttacaaacactttgggttacagactccgctaacccggaagtagtaccttgggttaagaactttacctcaggatgagaacagaaatcgcacaccCAGCTGTAACTGGGACAGCTCTTTTCGTTTGGTTCTCTAACCAGGGATTTCTGTATATTATAAAAGATGGAGGTAAGTTGAAGGCAGGAAGTAAGAGTAATGTCACACTTCACTTTTGAATTTCTCCTTTGTGGGGAATACTTTTTAAAAGGTCAAGCTTTaagcaaattaaaatataaaCCTTATTGATTAATTTCAAGGAgataatattagaatcatagaattgtagagttagaagggatcctgagggtcatctggtccaacacgTGGGAGTAGCcaaggcggggggcagggggcagctgccccccatcaagtaaaacaatagaaatacttaactgaccaatcacatcagttctgccccccctaacaaaaatcttggctatgcccatggtccaaccccctgcaatgcaggaatatcaacatatggtcccccatccaatttgaaaccatacctgCTTAAgctgtttgcaaatgtgctagtagtTTTATTACTATCCTACTAGGATGGTTATCAACATACTTCTTCACTGTTTCCTGAAAATCATCTATAAATTAAGCCTGTTCTCAAGTTAGGAGAATATAAATTTCAGTCTTAGACACACA is from Lacerta agilis isolate rLacAgi1 chromosome 2, rLacAgi1.pri, whole genome shotgun sequence and encodes:
- the LOC117041408 gene encoding thymosin beta-12-like isoform X1 — encoded protein: MEAAESGGGSIMSDKPDFAEIETFDKTKLKKTETREKNPLPTKETIEQEKKSKNTP
- the LOC117041408 gene encoding thymosin beta-12-like isoform X2; the protein is MSDKPDFAEIETFDKTKLKKTETREKNPLPTKETIEQEKKSKNTP